In Pseudomonadota bacterium, the DNA window CGCATCGCTCTTGAGATCCGGCGGCACGTAGCGAAAGCAGCAGACGCTGAGCGATGGCTTTACCATTAGCTCGAGATCGTCGGCGGCATCGACCATGCGCGCCAACCGCTGGGTCATCGCCAGGTGTTCGTCGACCATGGCGCTGAGGCCAGCGAAGCCGATCTGCTTGATCGCGACCCAGACCTTCAGCGCGCGGTCGCCACGGGTGAGCTCCCAGCCGTGATGCCAATGATCGTGCGCGTCGTGACCGTCGGCCATGCGCAGGTATTCGGGCACCAGGGTGAAGGCGCGCGCCAGGACGTCCCATGAACGCACGAGGACGCAGCCGGCTTCATAGGGCACGTTGAGCCACTTGTGCGGGTCGACGGCCATGGAATCCGCGCGCTCCAGCCCCTCGAAGAGCGGCCGTGCGCGTGGGCTGAGTGCGGCCACAGCTCCATAGGCGCCGTCCACATGGAACCAGAGGCTGTGACGCTCGGCGAGGTCGGCTAGGGCAGTAAGGTCATCGACCGCACCAGTGTTGGTCGTACCCGCATTGGCGATGATGCAGAACGGCTGGCGCCCGTCGGCTTTGTCGCGCGCAATGGCCTCGTCCAATAGGTCGGGCCGGACACGAAACTCCTCATCGACTGCGATCCGCCGCAGCCCGCGCGAGCCAAGCCCCATCAGGCGGAACGCCTGGTCCAGACAGGCATGGGTCTGGGTCGAGCCATAAGCGATGAGCGGTTGGTGGTCTGCGATGCCGTCTTCGCGCACGTCCCAGCCGGCCTTGGCCACCCGCGCGGCGGCGAGCGCCATCAGGTTGGCGCCGGTGCCGCCGGTCGCCATGTAACCGGCAGCGTTGTCGCCAAAACCCAGCATCTGGCCCAGCCAGCGCGCGACCGTCGTTTCGATCTCGGTCGAACCCGGCGTCAGTGTCCAGGTGTAGGGATAGAGCCTGAGCGAGGCCACCAATCCCTCGACCAGACCGGGCAGGGCGAGCGCGGAAGACGAGACATAGGACATCAGCCGAGGGTGGCAGTAGTTCGCAGAGGCCGGCAGCAACTCGTCGCGGATCAGATCCAGGATCGCGTCGGCGTCCATGCTGTCTTCCGGCGGCGGCCCGCCGAACTGCTGTGCCATACGCTCGGGCGACTGGGGTGGTGGATAGACGCCGCGCCGGGTGGGGTCGGTGAGTTCGTCGGCGATGATGTCGACAACCCGGTAACCCAGGCGCCGGATTTCGTCGGCGCTGATCTCGAGGGGGGCGCGGCGGTCTTGATGTGTCGTATTGATATCGTTCATGGCATCTCCGTTCCCGGCAGGCACCGGGCGACCCATACGGCTGGTCGCCGAGAGCTTGCGACCGACGGAGCCGGCAACGCAACCTTGCGTTGGCTACAAATCCAACACACGCATGTTTTTCTGGGAAACGCCGACAGTGGCGGCGAGGTCTCTGTGGCTCAGCCGCCGACGGACCGGGCGGTAACGCGATCGTCGGCACACACGCGGATCGATGACAGGCTGACGACACGGCCATTGCCGTGGCCGTTGGCTACCGCCACGGTCTTCGTTCCGTTCTGCCGTTCGCTCAAGGCATCGTACTCGTAAAGGCACGCATAGGCTTCGCGGATGGACGCCCGGTTGCCGTTGACCTCGAGGTCGTTGAGCGCGCGCAGCAGTTCAAAATGAACCAACGTCGCCAGAGGGGTGCGCGATACCAGACGCTGTTCCGCCGTCGCCTGGCGGATCTCGTCAACCATTGCATCGAATGTCGGCACACGCATGCTCGACCCCTTGCCACTGAGCGGTGGCAGAATAGGGGAAAGCGCCAGGTTTACCCGCGTTCATTGGGTGTACTCCGATGGTACGCACGCGCGTCATCCCGATGGCTGATGGGGTCAATGCCTCAGTTGTCGCCGTCCCCAGGCATTTCTGTCACGCGCAGGATGCGGTTGGTGCTGCTTTGGTGGATCAGCAGATCGCCGTCGGCGGTGGGGCGCATGTGGCGGACGATGCCCGCATAGACGTCGCCTGATGGGATCGCCCAGCTCTGAAACGTCTCGGTCGCCGGGTCAAACCGCACGAGAACGTCGGGCCGCATACCCGACTCGTTGTACCAGACGATGTCGTCGATGATCGCGATGGCGTAAGGATGCGACGACGGCCCGCTGGGCGAATCCCATTCCCGGAAGACGCCGCTCTTGGGATCGTAGTGGCCCAGGCGTCCAAGCGACGAATTGACGTACCAGATCGTTCCGTCGCTTGCGATGTCGAGACGTCGGCTGCGTGCGTCCGCGTCAGGCAGGTCGATCTCCGTCAGTTCCATCGTCTCCGGATCGACTTTGATCAGGCAGTTGCTGCCGTTGCACGAGACCCACGGCACACCGTCGTGGTCGAGCTTGATGCCATAGGGCCGTGCGTTCGGCGTTGCGACTTCGGCCAGCACGACGTCGCCGGTCGCGGTGTCGAGGCGACCTATGAAGTTGCCGTGTTGAACCGTGAAGAACAGGCGGCCCCGTTCATCGACGATGCCGGAATGCGGATCGCGTGCGGCCGGGTCCGGCATGTCATAGACGGTGATCGCTTCGGTCTCCGGGTCGAGGACGCCGAGCGATGCGTTCTTGTTGCCGGTGTACCAGACGTTGCCGGTCTCATCGACGATGACGGTGTGCGGATGGGCGTTGGCCGGCAGCATGTACTCGGTCATCGCGCCGGTCTCCGTGTCGATACGCCCGATCATGTTGCCGTACTGACCTGCCCACCAGATCGAACCGTCCGGCGCTTCGGCAGGATCGCGCGAGCGTTGACCGAGCGTCGGCACGACCCATTCTTCAAAGGCGATCTCGGTATCGCCCGGGACCAGGGTCGGCGCGCGATGATCGTTCGGTGCGAAGTGCTGGGCCAAATAAGAGCTGATCGTGTCCTCGTCCTCGGGCACGGCCTTAAGGTCGATCATGGTCGCGATTAACGCCTTCCATTCGTCCTGGCTGTAACCGGAACTGCGCTCGATGAGATTGGTGTTGTGACAGCCGGTGCAGAACCCTTCAACGAGGTCCCTGCCGGGCCCTTCCGGCAGATCGGCCGTGACGTCCGACGCCGCCGCACCCAGCATGGCTAGGCCGCCAACTAACGAAACCACCGATAACGTGAACGTGTGCAAGGACCTATCCTCCGTTGCGCGCCTTTCATCGGCGCTTGTTCTACGGCAGG includes these proteins:
- a CDS encoding pyridoxal-dependent decarboxylase — translated: MNDINTTHQDRRAPLEISADEIRRLGYRVVDIIADELTDPTRRGVYPPPQSPERMAQQFGGPPPEDSMDADAILDLIRDELLPASANYCHPRLMSYVSSSALALPGLVEGLVASLRLYPYTWTLTPGSTEIETTVARWLGQMLGFGDNAAGYMATGGTGANLMALAAARVAKAGWDVREDGIADHQPLIAYGSTQTHACLDQAFRLMGLGSRGLRRIAVDEEFRVRPDLLDEAIARDKADGRQPFCIIANAGTTNTGAVDDLTALADLAERHSLWFHVDGAYGAVAALSPRARPLFEGLERADSMAVDPHKWLNVPYEAGCVLVRSWDVLARAFTLVPEYLRMADGHDAHDHWHHGWELTRGDRALKVWVAIKQIGFAGLSAMVDEHLAMTQRLARMVDAADDLELMVKPSLSVCCFRYVPPDLKSDAPDNGYLDRLNEETERVIQQAGDGLITGTDLNGRRCFRPCFVNHRLTQDGIDHMIALLRQTACETDARLRDR
- a CDS encoding cytochrome C — translated: MHTFTLSVVSLVGGLAMLGAAASDVTADLPEGPGRDLVEGFCTGCHNTNLIERSSGYSQDEWKALIATMIDLKAVPEDEDTISSYLAQHFAPNDHRAPTLVPGDTEIAFEEWVVPTLGQRSRDPAEAPDGSIWWAGQYGNMIGRIDTETGAMTEYMLPANAHPHTVIVDETGNVWYTGNKNASLGVLDPETEAITVYDMPDPAARDPHSGIVDERGRLFFTVQHGNFIGRLDTATGDVVLAEVATPNARPYGIKLDHDGVPWVSCNGSNCLIKVDPETMELTEIDLPDADARSRRLDIASDGTIWYVNSSLGRLGHYDPKSGVFREWDSPSGPSSHPYAIAIIDDIVWYNESGMRPDVLVRFDPATETFQSWAIPSGDVYAGIVRHMRPTADGDLLIHQSSTNRILRVTEMPGDGDN